The genomic interval AATTTCTTCAATTTCTGCTCTCTGAGAAAgaaacccctaaataaatacatacagaaTTAAGCAAAACACCGTTATGTATGCAGCTTACAGGCATTTTATTgtgacaaataaaagaaaatagtaAACCTCACCCAATATGTAGTTTATCTTACAATGGTGCACATCAATACATATGCAAAAGAGAATTCCTTGGTGGAACAAGatcatgtttaatttttttcaaatcaaagTATCATAATGTTTATGCCAGGCTAATGTGAAACcttaatagatttttttctataGGTATCTGCTCTTGGCGAATTCTTAACATTTAGCAcataaaaaatgagaaaatgatCCTTTAGCAAACACTTTCCTTAAACCAGGGAGATTACATttgatattatttaatattattagaTAAGTACCTCTCTGGCTGCTGTCTTTGAGGATTTCCCACTCACAACAGtagatttatatatttttatatatatttagatagaaaaatgttttctgcttgCTTTTGAATGTGTAAAATCATCATCAAGCAGTAATAAGTATAATTGTTACAGACACAACTTTAACGTTATCATGTTCTTCTGTGAGTGAGAAAACTCATCAGAAGAGATGAGCGAGGTTAAGATGCAGTTCAAAATATCTTAGAGGAAACATATGTAACATTTTTCTAAAAGGACagagcttttgataactttctGATGTTTAACACTCTCTCAGGTTCGTGGAGCGCTGAAGCAGGCTGAGAAGGAGATGATAGCTAGCTGGACAGTCTCAGGTGCCCTTCAGCAGTGGCTCCAGCTTACACACGAGGTAGAAGTTCAGTACTACAATGTTAAAAAGCACAGCGCAGAACTGCAGCTTGCTGCTGCCAAGGAAGAGGTAATGCATAAACAAACGTGTGCAtgttaaaacagtaaaattCTTCAGAATGACTGCATTGCTTGTGTAAATAAGTGATTTAAAAAACGTCCAAGACCATCTCCACCAAACCAATCTTTTCTGCAGGCAGAGAGGATTAAGAAGAAAAGGAGTTCTGTTCTGGGAACGCTCCACATTGCCCACAGTTCCTCTCTAGACCATATTGATCGCAAGATCATGGAAGCTAAGTGAGGCAGAGAGTTATATGGGTAgcttctgtttttgtctgtctAAAAATAATGTAACTTTTGATAACGTAATACTTTGTTTGTCCCGCAGGCATGCGTTGTCCGATGTAACAGCTTGTTTGCGAGAGCGCCTTCACCGTTGGCAGCATATTGAGCACCTCTGTGGTTTTCCCATTATGAGGAATCCTGGGCTAGCTAACCTCACTGCTCAACTCTACTCAGACTCAGCCCCCTTGGGATTTCCTCGAGTATCACAGTCTTCCTGTTCATGTCACAGTTCTGTTCATGGCTCAAtagaagatcttttagatgagCCTGCTGCTCCTATTGCACGACAGATGCCTGGTGAGATACAGCACTGATACGTTAGATAAAACAGCTTAGTGTTGAAATGTATTACTTTCATAAACATTTGGATTAACTACATTGAAATCTTTCTGTTGATTTGAGAACTCTCTTCCTAGTTCTGAAAAATACACCCACCGACCTTGAAAACCGAccgtgaaaataaattaaaacagctgTCACCTTTGTAACAATCCCTGGTTATTTGGAAGAAATTAACTGCTTGGGTAAGTCATATTTGGCCTCTGTCCTGCAGGTCCCATTCCGCCTCTTAAGCGCTCTCCTCATCTTCGGGGATCCACCATCTGTAGGGCACATCGTCCTGGAGTCATCCCTCAGTCACAACCTGCCATGAATTCCCCAGACCCTGATCTTCTGATCCCCACCAGAGCTTCTTACTCTTGCTATGATGATGGTGGTGATCTCCTCCGCAAAACTCTTAAAAAACAGTAAGTGTTTGTGCCCAaacgtttacatacatttttggGGGTTTTAAACTTAAAATTTGCAACAGTTTACATCTGCTGTATATGTTATTGTTAGGATACATTTCTTCcttgtttggttttctttttcttttctctcatcAATAGAGATTCCCAAGAGAAATTCTTGGACTCGGAATTTATAACATCCCCTCCCCTCAGCAAAATGTTCTCGAGTACTACTACTCTTGAGGCTTCATCTAGAAGGTTCTATCATGATGAAGCTGAGCTCCTTGCAGACAGTGAAAAGGTAGAAGCTCCTGCTGAATTCCCAGTTCACAAAATGTCTGAGGAAGAGGATGAAACTCCTGTAGATTTGGATATTTCTTGCAAGAGGATGGTAAAACACAAAATCTCGGATCCTTCTTTGGAAACCTTTTCTTTTAAGATCTCTAATCAAGAATCTCGTGAAAATCCCGCACAAAAAAAGATATCTAGACAGAGAAGTGACGTTTCTATGGATGTTGCATTAAGAAAGGGCATTTCTCATGATTTAGATATGGAGGTCTTACCCACAAAAACGGAGAAAGATACCCTTGAAGATTCGATGGACGTTCCCTCAAGGAATCTTTACAAAGACAGATACGATGTAGATCCATTGGAGATGAGAAAGATTCTCCGTCCAGAGTTAGAAGCatcaacagaaacacacagaataATATTAAGGGATACTATGGAGACTTCAATAAATGGGGCTTcaagaaagaaaatgagagaTGATGCTGAATGTTTCATTGAATCTAGAAGAATTACAAGGAATTCAATTGGAATGTCCCAAGACATAGCTTCTAGGAATCTACCACTGAATACAGGAGACTATCAGCATGAATCCTCTCTGATTGTCGTATCAAAGGATAAAATATCTGAGACTGCTGGAATTCCACAAAGAAAGATATCTAGAGATGAACTGGAATATTATACAGACACTGCTTCTATCAAGATGCACCCCAGAGAGACAATGGATGCTTTTAAGGATACTTCAAACTTTAAAGATACACCAGAATTTGGTCTGGAGTCATCAAAAAGCCGAGGAATACTGAGAAATGAAGCTGAGATGTCTGTTGGTTCTGTTAGACGGAGATTACCTGGCATACCAAGAAGCGATACCAGTTTAACAGATACTTTCACTGAAAACATCTCCAGGGAAAGAATGAATGCTCCAACTGACATGCCCAAACATCTAACGCTGAGGAATGACTTTggaggatttgaatcaagttcTCTGCAGTGTCGTACTGGGCAGCCAGATCTTATGCCAACATCCCAAGTGCCATGGCAATCTTCCTCCGACCTCTGTACTTCTGGGCCTCTGAGTCAACTTGTGTATGATGGAATCCTTGAAAAATCATGCAGCTCCCTGTCCTCAGTGCAAACGCCTCTCTCAGCCTCTTCACCAAACCTTCCACAGAGCAAACTGCCAGCTGAGCTGGAGTCACCATTGCCACCTCCAAAGGTTGTTTACCCATCTCTTGCATCAGCCCCTGAGAGTGGACATGACAAGAACAAAGCTAAGGATAAAAGCAAGAAATCTTTAAAgctaaaaaatctttttaaaaagaaaaatgagtcaactccaGAAAAGTCTCACAGTGGTCTTCAGAAACTCTGACAGCTCACAGGTTTGTTTTTCCCTCTTTGGTGTTTTACTGATTCTGAAATTCTAGCTTCAGGACATGTTTATTGTGGCTGACTGCCCAAGTGAGGCCATATAATCCAGGAAAAAAGGATTTTGCTTCTTATGGTGCTTGGTGCCATTGGATGAAAAATGATCATTCTGCTCATGAACCACATGACCAGCTGCCCAGTAGCAAACCGCAGAATTTTATGTATAGTATCAATGCTAACCTCAAACTCAACAAGGTGTTGACACTCATATGTTTAATAAACAACCACTGATGGTGAGCAGGGTCATCAGGAACCCACGGTTCATTGCTGTTAACCTGTATTTAATGCTCTGAATCCCATTTATGGTCTAAATGCCACACAACTCTTCATAAGAATTTAACGGGGTCTGTGCTGATCAGAAAGACTTTCTGGGCACAGAAACTGTACAAAGATGACGTTGTGTTCCCCTACATCAACACCTAGGACAATGGAAGAACAACATTACCTTGAAATGACTGATTTCTTTAAGTAATAACATCATCGTGTCCAGGAATTCAATGCTTTTATAGACGAGTTGTTTATATATGCAGATattatgattttttatgatGCTGTTCAATGCAGTGGTAAGCCGCCTTGAGTTGTTTAGAAAACATCTAAATTAAGAACATacaaaacatttagtttaaTTTCATGTCGATTATAAACAGTTTcctttgatgcataaattattttatatttgaaaCCGGTTTTACTTACTTAAGAAGTCTTACAGGTCGATTGTTACCAAAGTGACTTAgatgtgtgatttttaaatgcTCTGCTCAAGGCTGAAGGACTAAATAatgttgctgcttctctgtgtaACAGAGTAAATTCTTGAATTCACAATAAATTCTAGGTCAAGATTTTTAGTGAGGTGAATTAATTGTAATCATGCATTTGTTTGAATTCAGCAATCACTTTTTTCGGTAAATGATCTGATTTTGTTTAAACTAATGATGTGTTCCATGTCTACCTGGGAGTTGTAATTTCCAAGTTGGAAAAATCAActcaaatgttttctgaaatcagAGCTTTAACTTAGAAAATCACTTGGCATTCAGAATTTTTGAATTCTGAGTTAGAAAAATCAACCAGAAAACACCCTCAAATTGAAATTCTGACTTGGCAAGTCATGTTTTATCACTCGCCTCAATTGCAAAATCCAATAAGTTCACCTTGAATAGAAAGAGGGTAAAACTGTGGtaataaacagcttttttgTGCTTCTGTTGGTTTGTATATCAGTAAATAAATGGCCCATATTGCATTTCCAATGTTTATTTATGATAATGTTTCTTTAGAATTGTAAAACCTAAAATGTAGAGACACCCAATTGTACATTAGCCTGTATTGCCAATAATTGTTGCCGGTTCCTGagaaaaacaatttacaaaTCCTACAAACTTTCCAAATCGAAACCGGTTCTATATGGTGAAGTGGGGAGTTACGTTATTCCTATTTCTGGTGTAAATCGTTCCAGCCTGATTTTAAATCCAAAATGGCTGCTGCACTTAAAATGTGGGGGAAACTACAGCAACAAACAGTTCATTTGCACTTCTGGCAGTTTGAATCCTATTAAATGAGTTGCACAGATGTAAGTGCAAAATGTTTCTGCAGTGTTTGTATAAAATGCTGAGAAAACATTATCTGCTGTTGTTGGTAATAAACATTAGTCTAGTGACTAAACACAACAGTTAGTTTGATGTATGATCTCATCTTAAATATGAAATCTCACAGCTCTATATAAGCAATAACAGATATTTCTATTAAATCAAAGGTTTCCACATAAAATTATCTATTATTTGCcaggttctaaaattatttaaattgactgtgcaaaacaaacacattgcaTCATGTTACTATTTATTAGACACAAATAAGCCCAAAGTGGAAAATAGAAGTAATTATTGCTCTAAAAACCTTAGATACGTCCCAAATAGATACAAATCTAGACTTTAAAAAGGGTCTTTCTTGTTACTgtgactttatttaaaggtttgGGAACCTGTTTTATCTTAAACAGAGCTATCtctttaatttttaatgttGTCTTAACCTTGTAAATCTGTCATCTGAAAAATCAATAGAAGGCATtacatgatgatgatgaaaaaaggtttatttctcattttgttGAAAATCAGAGAGTTTGCTATGATGCAAATACTGACTGATATATGACTCTCAGATGCACTAATTGCATGAGGAGTTACttgtctgttttcattttagCTAAATGTATTCATCAGCAATATGAAATAATGATGGGTGGACTTTACTCTGTAAAAAAAGGACAACTCAGTTTGAATTTGTAAGGTTTACCGAAAATGAAATAGACACATTACTTGGAATAAACACAAGAATTAGTGTAGTATTAATAAAAAAGTTGGGCCACTTAAGTCCAGATCTCTTCTGCTGATATGTTGTGTTTTACCTGTCTTTTCCACTAGAGGGCAGTGATGTTTAAAAGGAAACCTGACCCAGGAAAGCTCTTTCAtgagtaggtttttttttttatatcttagaGAAAATCATCCATGTTATTACAACAGGAAAAGCAAATGCATGTGTGAATTTATGCACAAGAGAGTAACAATGTATGACAATTAATCTCAGTTGTAGGCTTGTGACAGAAAACTCTACCTTAAGAAAAAGTCTTAACTAATTGAATGTAAAAGAAGAATATCTGCATCCTGAAGGTATATTAGTTATGCATTAGTATATTAGTTATAAAGCTGCTGGCTCTTGTGTTTCTACAACCTCCTAATGCAGGTAGATTAATCTTTTAAGCACACATACATATTGACCTGTGCAGCCATTCACTGCATGGAATGCAgcatacagtaaaaaaaagagacacattattaaacttttacatataaatgtatatattttttatgtatcttTTCAAGAGAAAGCCATTTAATTACAGATAAAAAATTAGAAATTAACAATGTGTTTTCTAGCTGAGGAAAAACTTTGCACATCCTACTCTCTTTTTATTAGGcttaccacacacacacacaaaaaaacaaattcagtgaGATGCCTCTTCTGACATCAGTTCAGATGTTTCTTGCATGTAAAGCCAGTTTCAAGTCATCCTGCAGCATCTCAAGGAGATCAAGGTGTGGCATTTGACTTGGACCAGGACTTTTCATTTCTTAATTCACTGACAATTCTTCGTGGTTTCATTGTCCCTGCCATGATACAGGGTCCTGTTCttcagttttcattatttttagtCGATGGTTTCCCGTTTTTCTCCAGCTCCCTCTGATACACAGTAGAATTCATGGTCAATGTGATGATTAGAAGACCAATTTATGCTACAATCAAGCATCTGGcaaaccatgacactcccacctccatgcttcacagctaGTATATGGTTATTTTCCTGAAATGCTTAATTTGCCAAACATGTCCTGTGAGTGCAGGTTTAGTCTCATCTGTCAAAAACGTTATTCCAAATGTCCTTGTCTTTGCCTATGGTTTCTCTCTGCCAAAGTTCAATCTAGGCTTAATGTTTTTCTTAGGGAGAAAAGGATTCCTCTTTCCACACCTCTAATAAAAGTTAAACCTGCACAGCATGTTTCTAATTGTTCAGGTATGCATTTTGACATGAACAGTAGCAGGAGCCTACTGCAGGTCCTATCATTTTAGGGTCTTTGCTATCGGCTGTCAAGGTGAGCTTGCTTGGAAGGCCAGACCTGGCCATGTGGGCAGTTTTTCTGGATGACCTTCACTATTTCCCATTCAATACAACGATTGATTTCAAATTAATTTGACACCTCTTTAAATCCCTTATCAGACTCATAAGCTGCCACAATCTTCTCTATGAAGGCCCCGGACAGCCCTTTACTCCCATCTCAGCAGTCAAGAGCAGACCAAACTaaatatctgaggtttaaaaatgCCTTCAAAAAGCTGGGTAACAATGTTCTCTCCATGTGCCCCTGATGTGATGCGCCAGTGTGCGACTTCAGCGGCTTAAATTAGGAATAACTATGGGGTGTGCTCAATTATTCCTCACCAGAaatgacatttttaattaatatttgaaAGAAGACCTTTTCTGGTTTATTTATATTACTTGAATTTCTTAGTAttgttaaaaattattattaaatatccaTATGCTGAAATATGTTGTGAACACACACAGGCTGTTGTAAGGTGTCCAaattttttcacatgactgtaGATGCATTGATTTTCCTTCCAACTTTACCTAATGTTGGAGCCTGGGAAGTCAATGCAAACTTGAttcttttttagttttgttttgaattatAGATGGGATTCTTTGTTGCTATTTTAGATGCAACTCTTCTCtaataatttgtaaaatatattcTTTTGCAGTTTGTCATTTTAGTTCATTACTGTTCTCTAAAATTTAAAATGACAGAATAAAAAACTCATTTCCGTTGttgtctttttgctttttcagtTATTTACCGTTCCGATTGACTCAAATAGTGATtaaaacaaattgtgaaaagCTAAACAACTTGTtctattttaagtgttttttatgTATTGGTGATGGgaaaatattataaataattaaaagaaaatgtggttACAGTGTCAAGTTCCCTGGCTACAGTCACACATATAAGACtgaaaaaattgtttaatttatgATGTTTATAGGTAACATTTTGTAGACAATTGCTTTAAATTTAGCAGCTCTTTGGAATGTGTTCAGATTAAATGTgtctaatgtttttttctatttaaaccAAGTGGCATtccaagttttaaacatttaattttcactATCATAAAATATgtactggcagactggggtggtgccAGAggtgccagttgaggtggctcgggcatctatactggatgcctcctggacgccttcctcgggaggtgttccaggcatgtcccaccgggaggaggcccaggggacgctggagggactatgtctctcggctggctcGGGAATGCCTttggctccccccggaggagctggaggaggtgtctggggagagggacgtctgggcgtctctgctgagtttgctgcccccgcgacccggtcccggataaagcagaagacgacgagtacaagtaaaatatgtatatatattaattAGATAAATGGTCCAAATGATAAAttctttaaaatcaaaatattcaCTTAGTTCTGATTATAATTACTGTGACCCTTATTTGTGTAATGTCACACATCATAACCCTGCTCGGATGAGTCAAAGATGGAAAGCAAACTCACAACTGAAAGAGTTTAACATAAATCACAAACTGCTGCACAAAAGGAACAACTAAAAACAGTACACAGATGTCAAAAAGGCTGGTTTAGCTAtggtaattttaaaaagttggGTTTTTAGTtgctttgtctttatttttagtgTTCAAACTCATTGAGACAGAGTTCCAGAGTCCTCCTTtggaagctaaagaaaagcttctcacatggagacgcttctgctgtttggaatggATTGAAAAACccgactgcctacaggagcccttGCCCTaaccctgagcagaatcctTCCCTGGCAAATCAGTTAAATGACTTCTACTGCAGGTATGGAAATCAGCAGTTCACACCTGaacccaactcctccacatcccattcagacacaaattccTGCCATAACCAACCACCCCCCTATCTTCAGaccctctgcctgcactaaggatctcagaggaagatgtaaatgggGTCTCTCAGTGCCTGAAAACAAGGaaggcctcaggacctgatGTGTTCCCATCATTCCTGAGAGCCTGCGCTGACCAACTGAcacccatcttcactgagatctttcacaagtcactggagctgtgtgaggctccctcctgcttcaaacgctccaccatcatcccagtacccaagaaacccaccatcacaggattaaatcaCTACAGGCCTGTaaccctgatgtctgtggtcatgaaaacCTCTGAGCAACTGGTGTaaaagcacctgaaggacatcacaggccccctactggaccccctgcagtttacCTACCGgtgcagtcaacttgggactacatttcatcctgcaacacctcaaccacccagggatgtacgccaggatcctgtttgtggacttcagctcgtccttcaacaccatcaacccagacatcttccaccagaagctcacccggCTCAAAGTCCTGGCCTTCACccgtcagtggatcaccagcttcctgaaggacagGCAGCAgtaggtgaggctggggagcatcttctcccacacaGGAACCATGAGCACCAGCgacccccaggggtgtgttccgtctacaaaacaggacaggtccataCTGCAATGAGCAATCGGATCTGCAGatagaatcatcagggctgaccttccctctatccagaaCTTATACTGGCCTAGGGTCAGCAAAATGGCCGCTAAGATCTCTGCACACaccacacaaactgtttaggcttttaccttcaggtcggcgcAACAGAGACTTCCTTCCTctgggctgtttctctgatgaacacttgacagtcagagtttcaGAGCAAGACCATGCATTCTTGGACTGACCTCACATTATATTCCATTgtaagtcaattgtgtatatttgtacatttaaaaatatattatttattattgagagcaaagtgtcaaattgcttgtttgtctgtacaaaacTGGCAGTAAAGCTGATTCTTATTCTGATTCTTCCGGATTATTTAGTCTTTTTCATGAGACAGCTAGAAACTCCTTGTCACAGGATCTCAAGGACCTGTTGGGGAAATATGGATGTAACAGTTCTGATATTTATTGAAGTGAATGTGGAGCCAGAGTAACAGGACTAGAATCTGTGTGATGTGAGAAAACTCAGACGACTTGGTCAGAAGCCTGGCATTACATGCAAAGACAAGAACTGTGCTTTTTGTTATTTCTGTCCTGCtctgttctcttgtttttgggttttcaaaGAAGGGGCCTGATGAGTTGAAAGATGTCAGAATCTCTTTGCTTCTACTGTCAGTATGAAGAATTAGAAAGATAAATGCATCCCCAGTTTTAGTTAATTGCTGTAAAATGCATCACTgacaaaaagaaaggaagaatgGTGCCTGTCACTTAAAATTCAACACATCCTGCTGAACAGCAAAAGGATTTTGTCAATCATTCATTAAACAGCCAAGACATTTTTAGACTCTATGTTTCACATTCAATGGGTTAtcctttaattaaaaatgcacaTGGATTTTGAAGAGCATTTTAGCATTTATGTTATTTCAAAACAAGTTTCtttcagttgtgtttttttctgttggcTTTATGCTTTtgcaagatttaaaaataagtctctaaaaatgtatttacaaagTACAAAGACAATGCTATAATTCATAAGTTTTAAATTACAATCAAccttaaataatacatttgatGAGGGATGGTTTTCACACTAATTTGCTGAACAGTTGGTCAGGTTTGTTACTCACCCTGTCTAAACTGTGAAATGTCATTCCAAGGTTTCCTGTGTTTACAAAAATCACAAGATGTAAAGTGACAGCTGACTTTAATAGTAACTTAAATGTTGCAACATTATACAACCATCACATAACAGGACACTGGGAGTAATGTTCCATTATAGCCCAATGTCACTGTCATTTGACTCAGTAGAAAAgtagaaaacagagaaacaaagaaacaagcTTATCTGCTGGGTTGGACCATAGGGGCCTGTTTTTGCTTCTCATGTGCATCACTGAGCCTTGGTAACCCAACATCCTGTTGCCAGTCCCCCCACTGTTCCTTGCTTGGACCACTTTTAATACTTTTGACACTGACCATTTATAACCAGGGAATCCCCACAAGAGCTGCATATTTGGAAATGCTCTGACTCTGTCATCTAGCCATTACAATTTGGCTCTTGTAAAACTCCCTCAAACACTTCCACTTGCCCATTTTCCCTGCTTCTAACGCATCCACTATGAAGAAATAATGTTCACTTGCTGCAATGTATACACCACACACTAAAACATACTGTGATGAAGAAATGATTAATGTTCTTTGCTTCACTTCTTAGTAGTTGTGCTGCCCTTAAGGCATTTCTATAAATAAGTTCACaaggttaaataaataattttaaaaatatctctATGTTATTAAAAATGATTGTAAGTTGTTTAGACGAACAATTCATGCTTTATATAAGTtggtatattaaaaaaaaatattatcgGTAAATTCTACGTCCGGTTCCGGTCACGCATTGCGGTTTCCCGGTTTTGCTAGGAAAACAAAGATTCACATGCAAGAGGCAGTATGGAAACGTTATCAGATGCCATCCACTCTGAATTGCCAGGCAGGAACGCCGTAAGTTTACTGATGAGTTTGGATATTATTGCTGATTTTTCTGTAATGTTATTTTAGTGAGCTTGAAGCATTTAATTTGTGTATATATGTCTTTATGTGTTGAGATATAGTGTATTTTCTGTCATTTCAGTTTTCACCACATGTTCATGAAGACAATTAAACAAACTGTAACTAAACTCCAGGGTCTTCATTTGTGGTTTAGCTCGGTGTCACCAACATCTTCGTTGAAAACACTACAGTGAAAAGGCGCCAATTGATGATTTAACAGTCAAATGACATCCAGCAACAAGTCTGCATGCAGTGTAAGGACGAGCCGTTCGTCTGGATCAGCAGTAAGCGCTGCTTACGCTCGTGCAAAAGCGGAGGCTGCTAAGGTGAGAGCATCTTATGCAACCAAAGATGCACAGTTGAAAGACCACAAAGTGAATTGGAAAAGGCTAAGATAGAGGCAAAATTGGAAGTGTTAACATTACAAAAGGAAGCTGATGCTGTTGTGGCTGAAGCCCAAGTGCTGGAGGAAGCTGAGGCAACACAAGAGGTGCCCGAAAGCagaaaacctccatcagaaaaGTCTAAATTAGAACGTACAAGTGAATATGTACAATTTCAAACAGGCATAATACAATCTTCATGTCCTGAAGAAGTACCAACCACCTCTCGCCCACGAGTAAGCTCACCCGA from Girardinichthys multiradiatus isolate DD_20200921_A chromosome 5, DD_fGirMul_XY1, whole genome shotgun sequence carries:
- the LOC124867809 gene encoding stromal interaction molecule 2-like, yielding MFVISVVFVVFPAALFVAAQSVGELQGLTSSGGSTGFDPPDPCMTIFPPCLSEADRYSLEALRSIHQMMDDDQDGGIEVEESMEFIIEDMKQQQTHKHSKLHREDQHITVEELWRGWKSSEVHNWTLDDVLRWLKDFVELPQYERNFKDFKVNGNTLPRIAANEPSFLSAQLKVLDQRDKQKLSIKALDVVLFGPPTRPPHNYMKDLLLIVSVVMGVGGCWFAQAQNKASKVHVAKMIKDLESLQRAEQSLMDLQEQLEQAQEEKRNVAVEKQYLEEKMRDEIIGAQEEAYRLHELRQGAVSELSRLRYAEEELEQVRGALKQAEKEMIASWTVSGALQQWLQLTHEVEVQYYNVKKHSAELQLAAAKEEAERIKKKRSSVLGTLHIAHSSSLDHIDRKIMEAKHALSDVTACLRERLHRWQHIEHLCGFPIMRNPGLANLTAQLYSDSAPLGFPRVSQSSCSCHSSVHGSIEDLLDEPAAPIARQMPGPIPPLKRSPHLRGSTICRAHRPGVIPQSQPAMNSPDPDLLIPTRASYSCYDDGGDLLRKTLKKQDSQEKFLDSEFITSPPLSKMFSSTTTLEASSRRFYHDEAELLADSEKVEAPAEFPVHKMSEEEDETPVDLDISCKRMVKHKISDPSLETFSFKISNQESRENPAQKKISRQRSDVSMDVALRKGISHDLDMEVLPTKTEKDTLEDSMDVPSRNLYKDRYDVDPLEMRKILRPELEASTETHRIILRDTMETSINGASRKKMRDDAECFIESRRITRNSIGMSQDIASRNLPLNTGDYQHESSLIVVSKDKISETAGIPQRKISRDELEYYTDTASIKMHPRETMDAFKDTSNFKDTPEFGLESSKSRGILRNEAEMSVGSVRRRLPGIPRSDTSLTDTFTENISRERMNAPTDMPKHLTLRNDFGGFESSSLQCRTGQPDLMPTSQVPWQSSSDLCTSGPLSQLVYDGILEKSCSSLSSVQTPLSASSPNLPQSKLPAELESPLPPPKVVYPSLASAPESGHDKNKAKDKSKKSLKLKNLFKKKNESTPEKSHSGLQKL